The genomic region CGATCTGATCCTGGCGGCTGCCGACGCGGGATACGGCCCGGCGAAAGAGCTGGCATCTCGCTCCGGAGAAGAGAGCCGATGTTCATTCCGGCGACCATCCAAGAGGCCCGCGCCAGAGGATGGGATTCGTTCGACATCATTCTCGTTTCCGGCGATACGTATACGGACAACTCCTACAACGGGACCGCCGTCATCGGCCACTGGCTCATCGATCACGGGTTCAAAGCCGGGATTATAGCCCAACCCAGATTGGATTCCTCCGAGGACATACTCCGTCTGGGCGTCCCGAATCTTTTTTGGTCGGTATCGGCGGGCTGCGTCGATTCGATGGTGGCGAATTACACCCCCACCAACAGGCGCAGGAAAGACGACGATTTCACTCCCGGAGGGATCAACGACCGCCGTCCGGACCGCGCCTGCATCGCATATTCCAACCTCATCAAGAGACATGCAAAAGGGAAGCCGATCATCCTGGGCGGGATAGAGGCCAGCCTCCGCCGCATCGCCCATTATGACATGTGGGACGATGTCGTCCGCCGCTCGGTCCTGCTGGATTCGAAGGCCGACGCCATCGTCTATGGCATGGGCGAGCTGTCCAACCTGGAGATAGCTCAGAGGATGCGCGACGGAAAGGATTGGAAGGATGTCAGAGGAATCTGCTACATGTCTTCCGAATTGCCTTTGCCATCTGTGGCTCTTCCATCCTACGAGGAATGCGCCTCGGATCCGATGGCCTTCGCCGAGATGTTCCGCATTTTCAGGGACAATTCCGATCCGGTATCCGGCAGACGCATGCACCAGGCGTATGGGAAGAGATATCTGATCCACAACCGCCCGCAGCGGTGCATGACGCGGCAGGAGCTGGATTCCTCATACGAATCGGATTACGAGAATGCCGTCCATCCTTTGTACGCTTCCCAAGGCAAGGTCAAGGCCATGGAAACCATCAGGAACTCGATAACCACGCATCGCGGCTGCTACGGGGATTGCTCGTTCTGCGCGATAGCCGTCCATCAGGGGCGCGCCGTGGTCTCGCGCTCGAAGGAATCAATACTCAGGGAAGCCAGAAAGATCGCTTCCGATCCTTCCTTCAACGGCATCATCCAGGATGTCGGAGGGCCCACCGCTAATATGTACGGGATCGATTGCCCGGTGAAATCAATGGCGGGATCGTGCAAAGACAGGGGATGCCTATTCCCAAAGCCGTGCCCGCGTCTGCCCATCGACCATTCGGCCCAGACAGAGCTTCTGAGGGAGATCTCGGCCATCCCCGGGGTGAGGAAGGCTTTCGTCAATTCCGGGATACGCTACGACATGATTGTCGCCGACAGGAGCGGAGGTGAGGAATACCTCGACGAGCTGATTATGCGCCACGTCTCGGGGCAGATGAAGATAGCGCCTGAGCATATCTCTCCCAAAGTCCTGCGTCTTATGGGCAAGCCGTCCAGAGAAGTCCTCGAGGATTTCAGGGAGATGTTCTCGGATTCCTGCGGAAGATGCGGGAAGAGGCAGTTTCTCACGTACTATTTCATAGCGGCCCATCCGGGCTGCACCGAGGACGACATGAGAGGCTTGGCCGACTATTGCCGCCGCGTTCTCAGGACAAATCCGGAGCAGGTCCAGATCTTCACGCCGACTCCGTCCACTGTTTCGACGATGATGTACCACTGCGGCAAGGATCTCAGCGGCAAAGACGTCAGGTCGGAGCATTCCATGCAGAAGAAACAAAAGCAAAAGGACATATTGGTCCCAAGGAATAGCAGGAAGCGATGGATATAGCCATCCCGATAGCTGGAAAGCAGACTTCCGTGAAGGTAGAATTCAAGGACATGGGCAACTACATCTGCCGCCACGGATTCAAAGGCGGGAAGCCGTTCGCTACCGTATCCGATTATCTGTCGGACGCACCCGCAGGCGTGGTGGAAGACCTTCTGACTTTCATGTTCAGCGGCAAGAAAGGCGCGCCCACGATTTTTGAGGATTACGTTTCGTCAGACGGATTCATACTCGCGAAGAGGCCTGTATTTCTCGGGCGCGGAAGTTTCACCTGCACTTCCGAGGGCAATTTCCGCAGCCTGTCAGAGTCTGTCCAGAGGCTCTATGACGCCGGGCTGGTTGAGGAAAGCGATATCAGCAATACGTATATCACATGGACGAAACGGAAGACCAAGAGAGTTCTGGGGAGATGCCATTGGATGTTCCGCGTCATATCGATATCGCCAATCCTGGATTCTGACGGCATATCCGAGGAGTGCCTGGATTTCGTGGTATACCATGAGTTCCTCCATATCAGGCAGGGATTGCTGACAGGAAAGCGCCATCATACCGCGGCGTTCCGCAGGGAAGAGAGGCAGTTCCCTGATTATGAAAGGATACAGAAAGAGCTCGCGAGGATTGGCAGTTAATATCTGCATCGCATACGCTTGGGCATGGAACAGGAAGGAAGCGGTTTCGTTTTCCATACGCCCCAAGGCGAGAGGGAGCTGACCATCCAGGAAGTTTCGGAGCTGGCCGCCAAAGACGATCCGGATGGGCTGTACGCTATGGCCATGGCCTATCTCTTCGGATGGGATACGGAGGAGGATTCCGAGAAAGGCTACTACTATCTGGAGAAGGCCGTGGCGGCCGGCCAGACCGATGCGATGGCGCTGATGGTCAAGCTGTTCATGCAGGGAGAGTATGACGGCATCGATTCCGAGAGGGCCGCGAAGCTGGCTATCAAGGCCGCCAAGGACGGCATACCGGACGCCCAGGCATTCGCCGGTCTTGCATATATGGACGGGATCTCGGTCGAACGCGATTACACGGAGGCAGCCAGATATTTCAGGTTGGCTTCCAACCAAGGTAATTCCGATGCCAAAACCAATCTGGCATATCTCTATCAGCATGGGCTAGGCGTCGACAAGGACGAGGCCAAAGCCTTCCTGCTCTACAGGGCGGCAGCCAAGGCCGACAATCTAAACGCAATGTTCCAGCTGGGTGTGTGCTACGAGTTCGGAATCGGAACCGCCCAGAATACCGAGAAAGCGGCGGAATGGTATAGGAAAGGCTCAGAAGGCGGCGACGCTTTCGCCATGGAAAGGCTCGGATATCTCTATTCCGTAGGATTCGGAAGCATCGGACCGAACGCCGAGATGGCTTTCGAATGGTTTCTTAAAGCCGCCATGGAGGGAGCGGTCTCTGCCATGTCCACGGTCGGACATTGCTATATCAATGGCGCCGGCATCGAAAAGTCAGACGAAGAAGCGGCCAAATGGCTCAAGATGGCGGCGGAGAACGGCGACTCCGAAGCGGAGAAAACGCTCCGCACATTAGGTGCCAGTGCGAAGGATGATTAATGATGCGGACGATTTGGAGCCGATTAACATGGTTTCCGAGAAAAATTCCGGAATGCCGGACAACGAAGAAGAGGCGGACAAGCTCTACAAATTGGGGCTTGACTATCTCTACGGGACCAACGTTCCCAAGGATTACGCCAAAGCTGCGGAATGCTTCCGCGAAGCCTGCCGCATGGGCAGCCTCCCAGCCCGCAGGGAGCTCGGCATCCTGTACGCGTCAGGCAAAGGCGTCCAGACGGACATGGAGAAAGCGGTCCGCTATCTCGGCGAAGCCGCGGATTCGCTGGATCCCAGCGCCCTGTATCATCTTGGGCTCATGTATGAAGTAGGAACAGGAGTACCGAAGGACATGCAGAAGGCCGTGAGGATGCTGGCCTATGCCGCCGAGATGGGATTCCCCGGCGCGGACATAGATGCCGAGCGCGTGGACGCCATCCTTACGGAGCAAAGGAACAAGAATCTCCGCGCCAGACCCCTTCTCAGACTGGAGATTTCGGATGTGGACGTGGAAGCGGCCTGCTGCAAGCCCATGTTGGACTCGCTTCTCGAGCAGAGCATCGTGTTCATCGATTCGTACAAAGGCCCTGCGCTTCTCGGCGAGGACAAAGACGGCATGGACGCGGTCCTAGACAGCTGCCCATTCTGCGGGGCTCCCGTCCGCATCGTCCCGCGCGACAAGAAATATCGAGCCGGATGGTTCGGACCTTCGCCGGGAACTCCCGGCAATCTATTAATCTCCGTCGCGCATCCTTTAATCATGGAAGACGGAGCTATTGGCGCGGAGGATTCCGCGAGGATTCTCAGGACCGTCATCGAGAACAAAATGAGGGACATATCCGATCTGGAGAAGGCCAAAGCCAGATACAGGAAGCCGGAGAAGATCGAGAAAACGGATGCCCTCATCAATTATCTGAGGGCGGATATGCTCTCATATCTGACGGTTCTGGCCGATATGACCGATGACGAAACCATTTTGGATGGTTTTGACGTCGATTCCCAGGGGGATGTCGAATGCCCGGACGATTATCAGGATTATCTGAAATCCCTCAGCGTAGAAGACGCCGAGCTGGAATCCAAAGCCGATGAGATCCGCACGGAATACTGCAACGAAATTCTGGACGAGAACTACCAGTCGATCGGGATCAGCGCTCTTCTGTCTCCGGAAATGATGGAGTACATCCTTCAGGACCCCTATATCCTGGGCGTCATCGGCGATGCCATATTCAACGACGACGACCTCTATGACAAATTCTGCGGGATATTGGAGACCAAGAAGAAGGGCAAGAAAAAAGGCAAGAAGGGCGGCAAAGGATCCAAGAAAGGCAAAGGCTCTTCGAAAAAAGGCTCCAAGAACAAGAAATGAGCGGGATCGGCGGTAAAGAGGTTGAGCTCGCGTCGCTCAGGGCAGAGTTCTTGGCTCTGATGTCTCAGATCGCGGATACCCCGGCGGAATCCAGAGCGAACGCGGAGCGGATGGAAGCCATCAGGGAGAGAATAATAGAGCTCTCTTCCGATGGCCCCGGCCGCCCTATGGCAGAGATGAAAAGCCCACATTCAGAAGGCTCTCTGCGTGATGAGATCGATTCCATATCCGGAGAGATAGCCGACATACGCGCCAGAATCAAAGAGGCCGAGGCTTCCTCTGATTTCGATTCCATTTCGAAGTTGGCGATGCAGGCGTCCGCTTTGGAAAGCCGCCGCAAGGCCCTTGCAGCAGAGCTGGAAAGCATGAATGACGGCGGCTCTGAATGATAATGCGCCGTTCCAAGCGATCACGGACAGATAATGATAAATAGGGTCGATGCGGATGATAAACCGAAAGTGGCGGGTTGAACGAAAACTGGTTTTGGAACGCAAACCGCTTAGCCCGTCACCTCACTTGCATCCTTTTATCGATGCGGCGTCGAACATCATCGAAACGAGCCTGAAAAGAATCGTCTCCCAGCTTTTGACCAAACCGTCGTCCGGCCTTTCGACCTCGATCTCCATGGCGCAGCGGTTCCTGTACATGAATAGGGCGGTAAGATCTTCCAGCTCGTCCTCGGCGATGATCCCTTCTTTGATCCCGAGAAGGATGCAGAGCGCATAGGATGAAGTGTCGATGGTCTCGGTTATGTCCAGCGCATAGAGCAGGGAGTCCAGGATAACGTTGCAAGCGTAGACCGAACCGCAGGCAGGATCGTTCTCGAACATGGCCTCGACGTTGCTGGGGTCTATGATGCTGAAACTCTCGTTGCATCTGGCCCTGTCAAGTATTTTGGCTATGCCCTCAGCCTCCGGGATGGAGGAGTTGGATTCCAGGAAAGCGGAGAGCTCTTTGATCCCGTCGCTGTCGAGCCTGTCCAAGGAGTAGGAGTTCCCGCATATCCCATATTTCGAAAGCATCATGTCCGGGTCGCAGAAGATCAGCTCCTTCGTGACAACCGCCGCCAATCTGAGGTTGGGGCCGCGATCGTCATCGTCGACTATCCTGTACTCATCGCTTCTGCCTTCGGCTCCGCCGTTATCTTCGTCCATGCTCAACCCCTTTCTTCCGAATCGCATCGATTATTTATCCATTTTTTCAGGTTCTTTCCAAGGCATCGCAGCGGCCGCTATCATGCCTATGAGCTCGTCGCTTCTGGGCGCCCAGAACCCCATGTCGCATACCAGGATAAGTTTCCTTTTCGCTCTGGATACCGCGGTGTTAATCACCTTCAATCCGATCTGGGAAGCTGAGCTGGTGAACCTCAGCTGGACGTCCCTGTCCACGGCGCCGTTGTCAGACACGCTCAGAACGACAGTATCCCATTCCCTGCCCTGCGAAGCGTGAACTGTCATGACCGAATCGCGGTATTTCCCGGCGCCGCGCTTCAGAAGCCTCACCTAATCGGCGTAAGGGGTAAGGATCGCTATGCTGCGGGGGTCCGGGGATTCCTTGGCCAGGTATTCGAAGATGGCCGTCTTCTCCGCTTCATTGCCCCTTTCTTTCCTTTCGGCGCCGATGGCATCGATGTAATACAGCTCCAGATCCCCTTTGCCCAATCCTGTCATCCCGTTGTGATATACAGCCCTGTCCAGGATGGAAGCCAGATTCTGCCCGAAACGATGCGATTCCGTGAGGTTGCAGCGCGCAGTCGCTCTGAACTCAGGCTCGGCGCCCGATGCATATGCCAGCGCCAGCGCATCCCTGGGCCAGAACAG from Candidatus Methanomethylophilaceae archaeon harbors:
- a CDS encoding sel1 repeat family protein, whose translation is MEQEGSGFVFHTPQGERELTIQEVSELAAKDDPDGLYAMAMAYLFGWDTEEDSEKGYYYLEKAVAAGQTDAMALMVKLFMQGEYDGIDSERAAKLAIKAAKDGIPDAQAFAGLAYMDGISVERDYTEAARYFRLASNQGNSDAKTNLAYLYQHGLGVDKDEAKAFLLYRAAAKADNLNAMFQLGVCYEFGIGTAQNTEKAAEWYRKGSEGGDAFAMERLGYLYSVGFGSIGPNAEMAFEWFLKAAMEGAVSAMSTVGHCYINGAGIEKSDEEAAKWLKMAAENGDSEAEKTLRTLGASAKDD
- a CDS encoding sel1 repeat family protein, with protein sequence MVSEKNSGMPDNEEEADKLYKLGLDYLYGTNVPKDYAKAAECFREACRMGSLPARRELGILYASGKGVQTDMEKAVRYLGEAADSLDPSALYHLGLMYEVGTGVPKDMQKAVRMLAYAAEMGFPGADIDAERVDAILTEQRNKNLRARPLLRLEISDVDVEAACCKPMLDSLLEQSIVFIDSYKGPALLGEDKDGMDAVLDSCPFCGAPVRIVPRDKKYRAGWFGPSPGTPGNLLISVAHPLIMEDGAIGAEDSARILRTVIENKMRDISDLEKAKARYRKPEKIEKTDALINYLRADMLSYLTVLADMTDDETILDGFDVDSQGDVECPDDYQDYLKSLSVEDAELESKADEIRTEYCNEILDENYQSIGISALLSPEMMEYILQDPYILGVIGDAIFNDDDLYDKFCGILETKKKGKKKGKKGGKGSKKGKGSSKKGSKNKK
- a CDS encoding ATP-binding domain-containing protein, whose product is MRLLKRGAGKYRDSVMTVHASQGREWDTVVLSVSDNGAVDRDVQLRFTSSASQIGLKVINTAVSRAKRKLILVCDMGFWAPRSDELIGMIAAAAMPWKEPEKMDK
- a CDS encoding M48 family metallopeptidase — its product is MDIAIPIAGKQTSVKVEFKDMGNYICRHGFKGGKPFATVSDYLSDAPAGVVEDLLTFMFSGKKGAPTIFEDYVSSDGFILAKRPVFLGRGSFTCTSEGNFRSLSESVQRLYDAGLVEESDISNTYITWTKRKTKRVLGRCHWMFRVISISPILDSDGISEECLDFVVYHEFLHIRQGLLTGKRHHTAAFRREERQFPDYERIQKELARIGS